One Cupriavidus taiwanensis LMG 19424 DNA segment encodes these proteins:
- a CDS encoding MetQ/NlpA family ABC transporter substrate-binding protein, whose product MQYGKFGLAARLAAAVLALGVVHGAAAADPDKKEIRFGATAGPYADQIRYGVKPVLEQRGYKVTIVEFSDYVQPNLALADGAIDANAFQHVAYLKKFSADRKLALSDVIQVPTAPIGIYSRKHKALAEVKAGNTVSLPNDPTNLARAIAILQQIGWVTLKPGTDPIRASERDIDANPHKLKLVQLEAAQLPRSLDDVDYAFVNGNYALASGLKLTSALALEKIPDYYMNLVAVKTADLNKPFVKDIREAYQSAEFKAVTQQRFAGFVPPPYQR is encoded by the coding sequence ATGCAATACGGGAAATTCGGCCTGGCAGCGCGCCTGGCAGCAGCCGTGCTGGCGCTGGGCGTGGTCCACGGCGCCGCCGCGGCCGATCCGGACAAGAAGGAAATCCGCTTCGGCGCCACCGCCGGCCCGTATGCCGACCAGATCCGCTATGGCGTCAAGCCGGTGCTGGAGCAGCGCGGCTACAAGGTCACCATCGTCGAGTTCAGCGACTACGTGCAGCCCAACCTGGCGCTGGCCGACGGCGCCATCGACGCCAACGCCTTCCAGCATGTGGCCTACCTGAAGAAATTCTCGGCCGACCGCAAGCTGGCCCTGAGCGACGTGATACAGGTGCCCACCGCGCCGATCGGCATCTACAGCCGCAAGCACAAGGCGCTGGCCGAGGTGAAGGCGGGCAACACCGTGTCGCTGCCGAACGATCCGACCAACCTGGCACGTGCCATCGCCATCCTGCAGCAGATCGGCTGGGTCACGCTCAAGCCCGGCACCGACCCGATCCGCGCCAGCGAGCGCGATATCGACGCCAATCCGCACAAGCTCAAGCTGGTCCAGCTCGAAGCCGCGCAGCTGCCGCGCTCGCTGGACGATGTCGACTATGCCTTCGTCAACGGCAACTATGCGCTGGCCTCGGGCCTGAAGCTGACCTCGGCGCTGGCGCTGGAGAAGATTCCCGACTACTACATGAACCTGGTCGCGGTGAAGACCGCCGACCTGAACAAGCCCTTCGTCAAGGACATCCGCGAGGCCTACCAGTCCGCCGAGTTCAAGGCGGTGACGCAACAGCGCTTCGCCGGCTTCGTGCCGCCGCCGTACCAGCGCTGA
- a CDS encoding SDR family oxidoreductase, producing MADHSIRGKVALIAGGAKNLGGLIARDLAAQGARAIAIHYHGAASRADAEATVQTIQATGAQAVALQADLTRAGAVERLFADAVAAVGRPDIAINTVGKVLKKPFAEISEAEYDEMSAVNAKSAFFFLKEAGRHVKDHGKIVTLVTSLLGAFTPFYAAYAGTKAPVEHFTRAAAKEFGARGISVTAVGPGPMDTPFFYGQEGDDAVAYHKSAAALSPFSPTGLTHIEDVVPFIRHLVSDGWWITGQTMLINGGYTTK from the coding sequence ATGGCTGACCATTCCATCCGCGGCAAGGTCGCGCTGATCGCCGGCGGCGCCAAGAACCTGGGCGGGCTGATCGCGCGCGACCTGGCCGCGCAGGGCGCCCGCGCCATCGCCATCCATTACCACGGCGCGGCCTCGCGCGCCGACGCCGAGGCCACGGTCCAGACAATCCAGGCAACCGGCGCCCAGGCGGTGGCGCTGCAAGCGGACCTGACCCGCGCGGGCGCGGTCGAGCGCTTGTTTGCCGATGCCGTGGCCGCGGTGGGCCGTCCCGATATCGCCATCAATACGGTGGGCAAGGTGCTGAAGAAACCGTTCGCCGAGATCAGCGAGGCGGAGTACGACGAGATGTCGGCGGTCAACGCCAAGAGCGCCTTCTTCTTCCTGAAGGAAGCCGGGCGCCACGTCAAAGACCACGGCAAGATCGTGACGCTGGTGACCTCGCTGCTGGGCGCGTTCACGCCCTTCTATGCCGCCTATGCCGGCACCAAGGCACCGGTCGAACACTTTACCCGCGCCGCGGCCAAGGAGTTCGGCGCGCGCGGCATCTCGGTGACCGCGGTAGGACCCGGCCCGATGGATACGCCGTTCTTCTACGGCCAGGAAGGCGACGATGCCGTGGCCTATCACAAGAGCGCGGCCGCGCTGTCGCCGTTCTCGCCGACGGGACTGACGCATATCGAGGACGTGGTGCCCTTTATCCGCCATCTGGTCAGCGACGGCTGGTGGATCACCGGCCAGACCATGCTGATCAACGGCGGCTACACGACCAAATAA
- a CDS encoding LysR family transcriptional regulator, with protein sequence MDRFDQYRVFLQVAEMGSFIKAAHALGLPRASVSAAVQDLEAQVGARLLHRTTRQVRLSADGAQLLERLRPLLAEVEDIDQLFQAGQRQASGRLNVDMPSRIARRLVAPALPALLRRHPRLQLSLGSSDRAIDLVQEGVDCAVRFGMLADSSLVVRPLGRIALVNCASPAYLREHGEPRDPADLRRGHLAVGYASPRTGRDLPWEFVDTDGSAHGADVATRVSVNNAESYIACCLAGIGMIQIPRFDVQHLLDTGQLLEIMPDWRPASMPVSLLYPHRRQRSQRLAVFLEWFRALMQPHLEG encoded by the coding sequence ATGGACAGATTCGACCAGTACCGCGTATTCCTGCAGGTGGCCGAAATGGGCAGCTTCATCAAGGCCGCGCATGCGCTCGGGTTGCCGCGCGCATCGGTGTCGGCGGCGGTGCAGGACCTCGAGGCCCAGGTCGGCGCGCGCCTGCTGCACCGGACCACGCGGCAGGTGCGGCTGAGCGCCGACGGGGCGCAATTGCTGGAGCGGCTGCGCCCGCTGCTGGCCGAGGTCGAGGATATCGACCAGCTGTTCCAGGCCGGCCAGCGCCAGGCCAGCGGGCGCCTGAACGTGGATATGCCCAGCCGCATCGCGCGCCGGCTGGTGGCACCGGCGCTGCCCGCACTGCTGCGGCGCCATCCGCGGCTGCAGCTGTCGCTCGGTTCCAGCGATCGCGCCATCGACCTGGTGCAGGAGGGCGTGGACTGTGCGGTGCGCTTCGGCATGCTGGCCGACAGCAGCCTGGTGGTGCGGCCGCTGGGCCGGATCGCGCTGGTCAACTGCGCCAGCCCGGCCTACCTGCGCGAACACGGCGAGCCCCGTGATCCGGCCGACCTGCGCCGCGGCCACCTCGCGGTTGGCTACGCCAGCCCCCGCACCGGGCGCGACTTGCCATGGGAATTCGTGGATACCGATGGCAGCGCGCACGGGGCCGACGTGGCAACGCGCGTCTCGGTCAACAATGCCGAAAGCTACATCGCCTGCTGCCTCGCCGGCATCGGGATGATCCAGATTCCGCGCTTCGACGTGCAGCACCTGCTCGACACCGGACAGCTGCTGGAAATCATGCCCGACTGGCGCCCGGCGAGCATGCCGGTGTCGCTGCTCTATCCCCACCGCCGCCAGCGGTCGCAACGGCTCGCGGTCTTCCTCGAGTGGTTCCGCGCGCTGATGCAGCCGCACCTGGAAGGCTGA
- the pdhA gene encoding pyruvate dehydrogenase (acetyl-transferring) E1 component subunit alpha — MSTVARFEIGYTRYLAPPGDTSPTTAPPPPFASDPDALVPLYQAMVLTRQFDLKAIALQRTGKIGTFASALGQEAIGVGVACAMRPEDVLVPSYRDHAAQFVRGVTMTESLLYWGGDERGSGFAAAPHDFANCVPIGTQVCHAAGAAYAFRLRGEPRVAVCLLGDGGTSKGDFYEGMNMAGAWRAPLVIVINNNQWAISMPRSAQTAAQTLAQKAIAAGIPGEQVDGNDVVAVRHRVGEAIARARDGGGPALIEAITYRLGDHTTADDASRYRDEASVKAHWQHEPLLRLRTHLLALHAWDAAREEALVKACSQQVAQAVETYLAMPPPDPAAMFDCLYAAMPAELQAQLEIARRFPAQHG; from the coding sequence ATGTCCACGGTTGCGCGCTTTGAGATCGGCTATACCCGCTACCTTGCCCCACCGGGCGACACCTCTCCCACCACTGCTCCCCCTCCCCCGTTCGCCAGCGACCCTGACGCGCTGGTGCCGCTGTACCAGGCGATGGTGCTGACGCGCCAGTTCGACCTGAAGGCCATAGCGCTGCAACGCACCGGCAAGATCGGCACGTTCGCGTCGGCGCTGGGCCAGGAGGCCATCGGCGTGGGCGTGGCCTGCGCCATGCGGCCGGAGGATGTGCTGGTGCCCTCTTACCGCGACCACGCGGCGCAGTTTGTCCGCGGCGTCACGATGACCGAGAGCCTGCTCTACTGGGGTGGCGACGAGCGCGGCAGCGGCTTTGCCGCGGCGCCGCATGACTTTGCCAACTGCGTGCCGATCGGCACGCAGGTGTGCCACGCGGCCGGCGCGGCCTACGCGTTCCGGCTGCGCGGCGAGCCGCGCGTGGCAGTCTGCCTGCTGGGCGACGGCGGCACCTCCAAGGGCGACTTCTATGAAGGCATGAACATGGCCGGCGCGTGGCGCGCGCCGCTGGTGATCGTGATCAACAACAACCAGTGGGCCATCTCGATGCCGCGCAGCGCCCAGACCGCGGCGCAGACGCTGGCGCAGAAGGCGATTGCCGCGGGCATCCCGGGCGAGCAGGTCGACGGCAACGACGTGGTCGCGGTGCGCCACCGCGTCGGCGAAGCGATCGCGCGCGCCCGCGATGGCGGCGGCCCCGCGCTGATCGAGGCCATCACCTACCGGCTGGGCGACCACACCACCGCCGACGATGCCTCGCGCTACCGCGACGAGGCCAGCGTCAAGGCACACTGGCAGCACGAACCGCTGTTGCGCCTGCGCACCCACCTGCTGGCCCTGCATGCCTGGGATGCGGCGCGCGAAGAGGCGTTGGTCAAGGCGTGCTCGCAGCAGGTGGCGCAGGCGGTCGAGACCTACCTGGCCATGCCGCCGCCAGACCCGGCCGCGATGTTCGACTGCCTGTACGCGGCCATGCCGGCCGAACTGCAGGCGCAGCTGGAGATCGCGCGGCGCTTCCCGGCGCAGCACGGCTAG
- a CDS encoding alpha-ketoacid dehydrogenase subunit beta — protein MAEINLVEAVNLALAHALEHDPDVLLLGEDIGVNGGVFRATVGLQARFGAARVMDTPLAEGGIVGAAIGMAAMGLKPVAEIQFTGFIYPAVDHIINHAGRMRHRTRGRLTCPLVVRSPCGAGIHAPEHHSESPEAMFAHMPGIRVVVPSSPARAYGLLLAAIADPDPVIFLEPTRLYRLFRQEVADDGAALPLDTCFTLREGSDITLVSWGAMVQETLAAADALAAEGVTATVIDVATLKPLDMQTILDAVSRTGRCVIVHEAPRTAGFGAEIAAQLADAGLYSLAAPVQRVTGFDTVVPLARLEYTYLPGVARIVDAARRALAA, from the coding sequence ATGGCGGAAATCAATCTGGTCGAAGCAGTCAACCTGGCGCTGGCCCATGCGCTGGAGCACGATCCCGATGTGCTGCTGCTGGGCGAGGACATCGGCGTCAACGGCGGCGTGTTCCGCGCCACCGTGGGCCTGCAGGCGCGCTTCGGCGCCGCGCGCGTCATGGATACGCCGCTGGCCGAAGGCGGCATCGTCGGCGCGGCGATCGGCATGGCGGCGATGGGGCTCAAGCCCGTGGCCGAGATTCAGTTCACCGGCTTTATCTACCCGGCGGTGGATCACATCATCAACCACGCCGGGCGTATGCGCCACCGCACGCGCGGGCGGCTGACCTGCCCGCTGGTGGTGCGCTCGCCGTGCGGCGCGGGCATCCACGCACCCGAGCACCACTCCGAAAGCCCGGAGGCGATGTTCGCCCACATGCCTGGCATCCGCGTGGTCGTGCCGTCATCGCCGGCGCGCGCGTACGGGCTGCTGCTGGCGGCGATCGCCGACCCAGACCCGGTCATCTTCCTCGAGCCCACGCGGCTGTACCGCCTGTTCCGCCAGGAAGTGGCCGACGACGGCGCGGCGCTGCCGCTCGATACCTGCTTCACCTTGCGCGAAGGCAGCGACATCACGCTGGTGAGCTGGGGCGCGATGGTGCAGGAGACGCTCGCCGCCGCCGACGCGCTCGCCGCGGAAGGCGTTACCGCGACTGTGATCGACGTGGCCACGCTCAAGCCGCTGGACATGCAGACCATCCTGGATGCGGTTTCGCGCACCGGCCGCTGCGTGATCGTGCACGAGGCGCCGCGCACCGCCGGCTTCGGCGCCGAGATCGCGGCGCAGCTGGCCGATGCGGGGTTGTACTCGCTGGCCGCGCCGGTGCAGCGCGTGACCGGCTTCGATACCGTGGTGCCGCTGGCGCGGCTGGAGTACACCTACCTGCCCGGTGTCGCGCGCATCGTCGATGCCGCGCGCAGGGCGCTGGCGGCGTAG
- a CDS encoding dihydrolipoamide acetyltransferase family protein, translating into MRVFKLPDLGEGLQEAEIVAWHVKTGDTVAADQPLLSVETAKAIVEIPSPYAGSIGKLFAQPGDIVHLGAPLVGFEGAGEDADAGTVVGSVQVGTHVASEAAPPGTAAPAAGMAARIKATPAVRALARRLGVDLAMATASGPEGVVTAADVERVAATLKDLGAPEELRGVRRAMAQNMARAQAEVAAATVMDDADIHAWPAGADVTIRLVRALVAGCRAEPGLNAWYEGQTGRRHVLKKIDVGIAADLPEGLFVPVLRDVGNRDAADLRHGLDRMRADIRARTIAPEEMRGNTITLSNFGMIAGRYAAPIVVPPTVAILGAGRVRDAVVAAGGVPAVHRVMPLSLTFDHRVVTGGEAARFLAAVIADLEMAE; encoded by the coding sequence ATGCGAGTCTTCAAGCTGCCCGACCTGGGCGAAGGCCTGCAGGAGGCCGAGATCGTGGCCTGGCACGTCAAGACCGGCGACACGGTCGCGGCGGACCAGCCGCTGCTGTCGGTGGAGACCGCCAAGGCGATCGTCGAAATCCCGTCGCCTTATGCCGGCAGCATCGGCAAGCTGTTTGCGCAGCCGGGCGACATCGTGCACCTGGGCGCGCCGCTGGTGGGTTTCGAGGGCGCCGGCGAAGATGCCGACGCCGGCACCGTGGTGGGCTCGGTCCAGGTCGGCACGCACGTGGCCAGCGAAGCCGCGCCGCCCGGCACCGCCGCGCCCGCTGCGGGGATGGCCGCGCGCATCAAGGCGACGCCGGCGGTCCGTGCGCTGGCGCGCCGGCTCGGCGTGGACCTGGCCATGGCCACCGCCTCGGGTCCCGAGGGCGTGGTCACCGCCGCCGACGTGGAACGGGTCGCCGCCACGCTGAAGGACCTCGGCGCGCCCGAAGAACTGCGCGGCGTGCGCCGCGCGATGGCGCAGAACATGGCGCGTGCGCAGGCCGAAGTCGCCGCCGCTACCGTGATGGACGATGCCGACATCCACGCCTGGCCGGCCGGCGCCGATGTCACCATCCGGCTGGTGCGCGCGCTGGTGGCCGGCTGCCGCGCCGAACCGGGGCTCAATGCGTGGTATGAAGGACAAACCGGACGCCGCCACGTGCTGAAGAAGATCGACGTCGGCATTGCCGCCGACCTGCCCGAGGGCCTGTTCGTGCCGGTGCTGCGCGATGTCGGCAACCGCGACGCCGCCGACCTGCGCCACGGGCTCGACCGCATGCGCGCCGACATCCGCGCGCGCACCATCGCCCCCGAGGAGATGCGCGGCAACACCATCACGCTGTCCAACTTCGGCATGATCGCCGGGCGCTATGCGGCGCCGATCGTGGTGCCGCCCACCGTGGCGATCCTGGGTGCCGGGCGCGTGCGCGACGCAGTGGTCGCGGCCGGCGGCGTGCCCGCGGTGCACCGGGTCATGCCGCTGAGCCTGACCTTCGACCACCGCGTGGTGACGGGCGGAGAGGCCGCGCGCTTCCTGGCGGCGGTGATCGCGGATCTGGAGATGGCGGAGTAA
- a CDS encoding ribbon-helix-helix domain-containing protein → MESKTARLTILIDPVKKKAFETLCAAQDLTPSQVVRQLIRDYLAQHGVDYATKPRPAGGTRQKK, encoded by the coding sequence ATGGAATCCAAGACCGCCCGCCTGACCATCCTGATCGATCCGGTGAAGAAGAAGGCCTTTGAAACGCTGTGCGCCGCGCAGGACCTGACGCCGTCGCAGGTGGTGCGCCAGCTGATCCGCGATTACCTGGCGCAGCATGGCGTGGATTACGCCACCAAGCCCAGGCCGGCGGGCGGCACGCGCCAGAAGAAGTAA